Proteins encoded in a region of the Vicia villosa cultivar HV-30 ecotype Madison, WI linkage group LG5, Vvil1.0, whole genome shotgun sequence genome:
- the LOC131606018 gene encoding uncharacterized protein LOC131606018: MASDQDSEQDSKIPESPKTKITDPTLNPRDPYYLHPGENSGATIVSPPLDDNNYHNWSMSMRRALASKNKLSFINGRIKKPSLNDANYELWERANNMVLSWINRTLSPHIAQSTVYFDSAFELWEDLRERFTKGNHFRFSDLLRKIHSIQQGDLTLSAYFTALKILWDELEDLKPTLLALVLIPALVT, from the coding sequence ATGGCTTCCGATCAAGACTCTGAGCAAGACTCTAAAATTCCTGAATCACCCAAAACAAAAATCACAGATCCCACCCTCAATCCAAGAGATCCATATTATCTACATCCTGGCGAGAATTCGGGTGCTACGATCGTCTCTCCTCctcttgatgataacaattatcaCAATTGGAGCATGTCGATGCGTCGTGCCCTAGCATCCAAGAACAAGCTCTCTTTCATCAATGGGAGAATCAAGAAACCTTCGCTGAACGATGCCAATTATGAGCTATGGGAACGCGCAAACAATATGGTGTTATCTTGGATCAATCGGACTTTGTCACCTCACATCGCTCAAAGCACGGTTTACTTTGATTCCGCCTTCGAGCTATGGGAGGATCTTCGTGAAAGATTCACAAAAGGTAACCACTTCCGTTTTTCTGATCTTCTCCGTAAAATACATTCCATACAACAGGGAGATCTCACTTTATCTGCTTATTTCACTGCCCTAAAAATCTTATGGGATGAATTAGAAGACCTTAAGCCTACACTTCTTGCACTTGTCTTAATCCCTGCACTTGTGACCTAG